CGAGATCGCGCCGCCGACCCGTGAGGTGCTCTCCAGCCAGCGCAACGCCCAGGTGCTGCTCGGCGAGGTGACCGACATCGACCTGACCGCCAAGACGGTGACCTCGCAGGTCCTCGGCCGGTCCTCGGTGACCTCCTACGACTCGCTGATCGTCGCCGCCGGCGCCGCTCAGTCCTACTTCGGCAACGACCACTTCGCCGAGCACGCCCCAGGCATGAAGAGCATCGACGACGCGCTCGAGCTGCGCGGCCGCATCTTCGGCGCCTTCGAGCTCGCCGAGCTGGGCGCCAAGCGCGGCGAGTCGGTCGACCACCTGCTCAACTTCGTGGTCGTGGGTGCGGGCCCGACCGGCGTCGAGATGGCCGGTCAGATCGCCGAGCTGGCGCACCGCACCCTGCGCAAGGACTTCCGCTCCATCAACACCCGGCACGCCCGGGTGATCCTGGTCGACGCCGCTCCGCAGGTGCTGCCGCCGTTCGGGGCCAAGCTGGGCGAGAACACCCGCCGCGAGCTGGAGAAGCTCGGCGTGGAGGTGATGCTCGGCGCGATGGTCACCGACGTGGACGAGCGCGGCCTGGTGCTGAAGTACAAGAACGGCCAGACCCAGCGGATCGACTCGGTCACCAAGATCTGGGCCGCCGGCGTGCAGGCCTCGCCGCTCGGCAGGACCCTCGCGGAGCAGACCGGCGCCGGTCTGGACCGCGCCGGCCGGATCCAGGTCAACCCCGACCTCACCCTGCCCGGCCACCCCGAGGTCTTCGTCGTCGGCGACATGATCGCGCTCGACAACCTGCCCGGCGTGGCTCAGGTGGCGATCCAGGGCGCCAAGCACGCGGCGAAGGAGATCGACGGCCGGCTGCGGGGCAAGGCGCCGCAGGGCCCGTTCACCTACTTCGACAAGGGCTCGATGGCGATCATCAGCCGCTTCAACGCGGTGGCGATGGTCGGCCGGCTGCGGCTCACGGGCGTGCTGGCCTGGCTGATGTGGCTCTTCGTCCACCTGATCTACATCACCGGCTTCAAGAACCGGATCACCGCGCTGCTGCACTGGGCGATCTCCTTCCTCGGCCGTGGTCGCCAGGAGCGCACCACCACCGAGCAGCAGATCTTCGCCCGGACTGCGCTCTCGCGGCTCGACGGCGGTGTCGCCGGCCTGGTCTCCGAGCCCGGCGAGTACGACGCCGCGCTGCGCGAGGCCGAGGAGGCGCGCCGGCGCGAGCTCGAGGAGCAGGCGCTGGAGGAGACGCGGTTGACCGACGACCGGCAGCGCGGCACTGCCGCTCCCAGCCGGGTCAAGGCCTGAGGCAGGCGCCCCGGCTCAGTCGAACCGGGGCGGGCGCTCGTCCGGCGAGACCAGGCTGCGGGCCCACTTCGGCACGATGAAGAGGCCCTCGGCCTCCACGCACAGCTCGTCGCCGTGGTGGATGGTCCCCAGGCAGTAGGTCTTCCACCCCTCGGTGCGGTCGATCCACGCCGAGGCCGTCAGCGGCGTGTCGAGCGGGGTGGGGCGGCGGTAGCGGATGGTGAGGCTGCCCGTCATGCCGGGCTTGCCGCCGGCCCCGGCGGCCTCGCCGAGCAGCTGGTCGAGGATGGCGGCGCTGATCCCGCCGTGCACCAGACCGGGCGGACCTTCGTAGCCGGCGCCGAGGACGAAGTCGGCCTCCGCCCGGCCCGCGGGGTCGGGGCGCACCGTGAGCGGCGGGGCCACCGGGTTGCGCAGGCCCACGATCGCGTTGCCCCACGGGCGGGTGGTCCCGTCGGAGCTGAACCGGACGCCGTACGTGCCGTCGATCTGGCTGCTGCGCAGCCGCGCGGTGAGCGCCTCGATCTCGGCCTGCACCTTGCGCAGCTCGTCCTCGTCGACCGTGGTGCGCACGGTCGCGTCGGCGAGCTCGCGCACGCTCTGGGTGAAGGGACCGTAGAGGTCCTCGAGCCGAGCGAGCTCGTCAGAGGTCAGCTCTTCGTGGTGGTAGCCGTGCATGGAGCGGAGTCTAAGCGCGTGCTTAGTCGGTTCCGTCGCCCGAGGCCGCCTGCGTGGCCGGGCGGCGACCCGCGTCGGCTCGCGGCAGCGCCAGGGCGAAGGTGGTGGTCGGCTCGTCCAGGAGGGAGAGCCGCCCGCCCATCGAGGCCGCCAGGTCGGAGGCGATCGCCAGGCCCAGGCCGTGGCCGTCGCCGCCGGGCGTGCTGTGCCCGCGCCGGAAGACCCCGTCGTCGATGGTCCTCGGTCCCTCGTCGCCCACCAGGATCGCCACCAGGTCTGCCCGTTCCCTGGTGGCCAGGGTGATACGTCCACGTCCGTGGCTGCAGGCGTTCTCGATCAGCACGTCCAGCACCTGGATGACGGGTCCCGGCACCACGTGGACCGGCGCGGTCCGGCCCTCCTGGTGCACCAGGACGCGTCCCGCGGCCTCGGCCTGGCGACGCCAGCGCTCGGCCACGTCGCCCAGCAGCTCGTCGAGGTCGACCTCGACCGCGTCGCCCAGCCGGCGTCCGCGCGCCAGCTCGAGGATCTCGGTGATCGAGCCGCTGAGCCGGTCCAGCTCGGAGAGGTAGCTCTGCAGCTCCTCGGCCACCTCGGGCGGCGTCTGCGACCACATCGACAGGTCCTCCAGCTGGAGGCGCAGCGCGGTGATCGGCGTGCGCAGCTGGTGGGAGGCGTTGGAGGCGAACTCGCGCTCGCGCTGCACCAGTTCGTCGAGCTGGCTCGAGGCACGGCGCAGGGCCTCCCCGATCGCCTCGGCCTCGGGGACGCGGTAGTGGGGGAAGTGCACGTCGAAGCGGCCGCGACCCAGGTGCTCCGCGGCCTGGGCGAGCTCGCCGAAGGGCCGCGAGAGCCGGCGTGCCATCAGGTAGCCGACGGTCCCGGCCACCACCAGCAGCCCCAATCCGATCAGCACCAGGGGCAGCAGCGCCTCGGAGATCCGCTGGTCGACCACCTCGGAGGAGCGCGAGAGGGTCACCGTGCCGCCGCCCGCCACCGGTCGGGAGGCGACCAGGTCGTCGTCGGCCCGCGCCGGCCCGGCGCGCACGACGTCACCGGAGGGATCGACGTACTCCAGGTTGGAGCCCGGGGAGAGGTGGCGCTCGAGGAACTCCTGGGTGGTGGGCTCGTCGCGCGCCGAGCGCTCCTCGACGACCAGCGCGAAGAGCTCGGCGGCGCGCCCGGCCTTCGTCGTCTCCTGCTCGGTGATCATGTTGGCCAGCAGGTAGGCCCTCGGGATGCCGTAGAGCAGGACGACGGCGACCGCCAGCCCGATGAAGGCGGCGATCAGCCGTTCACGCATGTGGCCGGTCCTCGAGCCGGAAGCCGACACCGCGCACGGTGGTGATCTCCACCGAGGCTCCCGCCTCCTCCAGCTTCTGCCGCAGCCGCCCGATCGTGGCGTCCAGGGTCTTGGTGGAGCCGTACCAGTTCTCGTCCCAGACCTCGCTGATCAGCTGGTCCCGGGCCACCACCGCGCCGCGGGTCGCGTCGAGCAGGGCGAGCACGTCGAACTCCTTGGTGGTGGCCTGGAGCTCCCGGTCGCCGACCCAGGTACGCCGGGCCTGGACGTCGACCCGGAACCGCGGCGTGGACCCGTTGGTCCGTACCGGCGTCGCGACCGGGGCGGGCGCGCTGCGCCGCAGCAGGGCGCGGGCCCGGGCCAGCAGCTCGGCCAGGCCGAAGGGCTTGGCCAGGTAGTCGTCGGCGCCGACGTCGAGCCCGACCACGCGGTCCAGCTCGCCGTCGCGGGCGGTCAGGATGATGATCCCGCCGGTGAAGCCGTCCTCGCGGGCCCGTCGGCACAGGTCGAGGCCGTCGACGTCGGGCAGGCCCAGGTCGAGCAGGAGCAGGTCGACCCCACCAGCCGCGAGCCGGGGGAGCGCGGGCAGCCCCTCCGGGAGCCGTTCCACCTCGTACCCCTCACGCTCCAGGGTCCGGACGAGTGGAGCGGCGATCTTGTCGTCGTCCTCGACGACGAGCACGGAGGTGGGCATGGTCACAGAGCATACGGACGGCGCGCCGACTCCCTCCGACGCGCACGCGTGCGCGCGTCGACGGCCACCAGGATCCAGGTGAGCGCGCAGGAGCCGAGCAGCAGCACGCTGCTGGCGGTGAGGTCGTCCCTGGCCTGCTCGCCCGGCAGGCCCACGGTCAGTCCCAGCACCGTGATCAGCACCACCACCGCGGACAGCACGGTCGCGAGCAGTCGTGCCTCGAAGGTGTTGGCGAGCCACAGCGCGACGCCGACGGCCACGGAGACCACCACCCCGACGCCCGTCAGCACCAGGACGGCGCTCTGCTGGCCCTCCACCATCGTCAGCACGAGCACCAGACCCACGGCCAGGGTGGACACCGAGGCCGCCCGAGAGGCGAGGGTGGGGTGTTCGGCGGCCATCAGAACTCCTTGTCGAGCGGGCCGGACTCGGTGACCGTCGAGGTCGACGACCGGTTGCCGAGCAGGTCGGTCACGGACCCCGAGGGCGTCCAGGTCATGTCGGCGGGCGAGGAGGGGGTCGGGGTGCTGATCCCGGACGGGATCTCCTGGAACCGCACGACGACCTTGGTGCGGGTCCGCCCCCCGACCGTCTCGGTCTCGGCGGTCATCGTCGCTGGGAGGGTGCGTCCGAAGATGGTCAGCACGTAGTTGCCCCTGAGCTCGAGGCTGCCGAGGTTGACTCCGGAGACCTCCAGCACGTCGCCGCCGAAGAACCCGCCGGCGACCCGCACCTGCACGTTGCGCTCGGCGCCGTTCCAACCGGCGAGGATGCTGCCCAGGTTCACCTCGCGGGTGAACGTGTAGACCAGGGTGTCGCCGCCGTCCAGTCGCTCGGCGGCGCGGCCGCCGTTGACGCTCTGGACGTCGAGTCCGGCCAGCGCGGGAGCGTTGTCCAGCGTGCGGTTGGCGACCACCGCCGAGGTGGTGGTGTTGCCGGCCCGGTCGGTGGCCACGGCCCGGAGGTCGTAGCGGCCGTCGGCGAGCGGACGGGTGTCGACGGTGCAGCTCCAGGCCGACGTCGTGGGCGCGGTGGTGGCCGTGCAGACGTCGGTCCAGGCGCCTGCGCCGGCGGCGGCACGCTGCAGCACCACGGTGCGCAGACCTGAGCCGGCGTCCCCGGCGGTCCCGGTGAAGGTGACGGTGCCGGAGACCGTGCCCGCGGGGGCGGTGAGCGCGACGGTCGGCGGGGTGTTGTCCACCTGGGTGGTCGCCACGGCGGTGGCGCTGTAGCCGGCGGTGTCCTCGGCGGTGGCGCGCACGGCGTACGACCCGTCGGCGACCTTGGTGGTGTCCCAGGCGCACGCGTACGGCGCGACCGTGCGGGTGCACAGCGCGGTCCAGCCGGTCTGGGCCGGCTGGGTGGCCTGGGTCTGGAGGGCCACCCGGGCCACCGAGGAGCGCTCGTCGCGGGCCGTCGCGTTGACCTGGACGGTGCCGCGCACCCAGGTGCCGGGCGCCTCGACCGCCACGATCGGGGGGGTCCAGTCGGCCGCGGCGGTGACCGTGGCGGTGTTCTTGGTGGTCGCGGAGAAGACCGCGGAGGAGAGGCCGGGGAAGGCCACCGTGACGGTGCCGGCGAGCAGGACGACGCCGGCGGCGTTCAGGATCCGGGGGACCTTCATCGGGGGCGTCCTCCTCTCGGTGCGGGTGGTCGGCGGCGGGGTTGCGAGCCAGGAGCAACGCTAGTGGGGAGAGGGCCTGGGCTGTTCCACAGGAGCACCCCAGGATTTCCCCGGTTTGCTACGCGGCGCGGTGTGCCAGGTGACCCTGCGCTCACGCCGACAGGCGACGCTGCTTCTCGGACTCCGGGTGGACGGGGAGCGGGTGCACCGGGTTCGTCGGGCGGCCGTCGTGTCGACGCAGGGCCTTCACCAGGTCGCGCAGCGCCATCAGGGCGATCCCTGCGGCGGGGACGCCGATCACGAGCATCCGGTTGCCCGGGTCGGCGAGGAAGATGAAGGCGTAGCCGAGGAGCGGGACGTCGTAGGCCACCACCGGCTGGGTGTCGGCGAGCAGGCTGAACTTCCACGGGTCGACGTCGGCGTTGGCATCACCCTTGGTCCGGTAGACCGGGACGCCGTTCTCGTCGCTCTTGATCGAGGTGATCCGGTGCGTGACCAGCGTGGTGACGCCGCTGTCGGTGGGCGGGAGGTAGGTGATCACGTCGCCGACCTCGAGCTCGCCCACCCGGACCTGCTTCTCGAAGACGATCGAGCCCTTCTCGATGGTCCCCGACATCGAGCCGCCGGTGATGATGTAGCGCTCGTAGCCGAAGAACGAGGGGGCGATGTAGGCCGCCGACCCTGCCATCACGGCCAGCAGCAGCAGGGTGTTGAGCGCGCGCACCGGCCGTCGCAGGGCCTGGGCGATCTTCCTCATCTCTCACTCCTGGTCCGTGCGGCTCGGGCGGGGGGTCACTGGTTGGTGGTGGTCCCGGTGAGCTGCGCGGAGTCCCAGACGTAGGTGGCGGTGGCGGTCTTGCCCTGGTCCTCGTTGCCGGTGGCCTGGGCGAGGGTGACCTGGAAGCGGTAGGTCCTGGCGGCGCCGGCGGTGATGGTGCCCAGGGCCTGGCGCTTGCCGTCCTCGAGGCCGCCGAACGTGCCGGAGTAGACGGGGGTGCCGCCGGCGATGTCGGTGATCACGAGCTTGAGGTTCTCGGCGGAGAAGCCGTTGGTCGAGGAGACCTCAGTGAGGCCGAAGCCGGCGTCGAGGGAGCCGGTGTTGGTCAGCGTGAGCGAGCCGTTGAGGGTGTCACCGGGCTTGAGGTCGGTCAGGTTGAACACGGCCTTGTCGGCCTTGGAGTTGCTGTGCGTCAGGGTGCCGGAGGTGACGGCGCTGATGGTGTTGGAGCTGGTCGAGGTGAAGGTCGCCCCGGAGCCCACGGCGATGGCGCCGGCCGCGAGCAGGGTGGCGAGGGGGACGAGGACCTTCGTGGTGTTCTGCATGGTTCTTCCGCTCCTGGTTTCTGTGGCCCTCAGCCGTTCAGTCGGACTGCCGGGTTGATGGAAGAAACGCTACGGAGCCGCGATCCACGGGATCTCCACGCGAGAACCCCCCGGTCTCCACGACTCAGAACTCTTCGACGCCAGTCCGACACGTGCCTCCAGGGTCGGGCGCGGGATCACGTCAGAGGGCGTAGGTGCGGCGAGCGGAGCGGCGGCGGGTGCGGCGGGCGCGGGAGTCGAGGGCCAGGAGCACCGGGGTGGCCAGACCGAGGCCGAGGAGCAGCGCCCCGGACGGGTCCGGCTCGACCACCCGCGCGGACCCGGGCGGCCCGACCAGCAGGCAGAGGGCGGTGC
The window above is part of the Nocardioides campestrisoli genome. Proteins encoded here:
- a CDS encoding NAD(P)/FAD-dependent oxidoreductase, with protein sequence MSSQSPAPATTPERRHHVVVIGSGFGGLFGTKALRRADVDVTLIAKTTHHLFQPLLYQVATGILSEGEIAPPTREVLSSQRNAQVLLGEVTDIDLTAKTVTSQVLGRSSVTSYDSLIVAAGAAQSYFGNDHFAEHAPGMKSIDDALELRGRIFGAFELAELGAKRGESVDHLLNFVVVGAGPTGVEMAGQIAELAHRTLRKDFRSINTRHARVILVDAAPQVLPPFGAKLGENTRRELEKLGVEVMLGAMVTDVDERGLVLKYKNGQTQRIDSVTKIWAAGVQASPLGRTLAEQTGAGLDRAGRIQVNPDLTLPGHPEVFVVGDMIALDNLPGVAQVAIQGAKHAAKEIDGRLRGKAPQGPFTYFDKGSMAIISRFNAVAMVGRLRLTGVLAWLMWLFVHLIYITGFKNRITALLHWAISFLGRGRQERTTTEQQIFARTALSRLDGGVAGLVSEPGEYDAALREAEEARRRELEEQALEETRLTDDRQRGTAAPSRVKA
- a CDS encoding PaaI family thioesterase, coding for MHGYHHEELTSDELARLEDLYGPFTQSVRELADATVRTTVDEDELRKVQAEIEALTARLRSSQIDGTYGVRFSSDGTTRPWGNAIVGLRNPVAPPLTVRPDPAGRAEADFVLGAGYEGPPGLVHGGISAAILDQLLGEAAGAGGKPGMTGSLTIRYRRPTPLDTPLTASAWIDRTEGWKTYCLGTIHHGDELCVEAEGLFIVPKWARSLVSPDERPPRFD
- a CDS encoding ATP-binding protein, with protein sequence MRERLIAAFIGLAVAVVLLYGIPRAYLLANMITEQETTKAGRAAELFALVVEERSARDEPTTQEFLERHLSPGSNLEYVDPSGDVVRAGPARADDDLVASRPVAGGGTVTLSRSSEVVDQRISEALLPLVLIGLGLLVVAGTVGYLMARRLSRPFGELAQAAEHLGRGRFDVHFPHYRVPEAEAIGEALRRASSQLDELVQREREFASNASHQLRTPITALRLQLEDLSMWSQTPPEVAEELQSYLSELDRLSGSITEILELARGRRLGDAVEVDLDELLGDVAERWRRQAEAAGRVLVHQEGRTAPVHVVPGPVIQVLDVLIENACSHGRGRITLATRERADLVAILVGDEGPRTIDDGVFRRGHSTPGGDGHGLGLAIASDLAASMGGRLSLLDEPTTTFALALPRADAGRRPATQAASGDGTD
- a CDS encoding response regulator transcription factor; its protein translation is MPTSVLVVEDDDKIAAPLVRTLEREGYEVERLPEGLPALPRLAAGGVDLLLLDLGLPDVDGLDLCRRAREDGFTGGIIILTARDGELDRVVGLDVGADDYLAKPFGLAELLARARALLRRSAPAPVATPVRTNGSTPRFRVDVQARRTWVGDRELQATTKEFDVLALLDATRGAVVARDQLISEVWDENWYGSTKTLDATIGRLRQKLEEAGASVEITTVRGVGFRLEDRPHA
- a CDS encoding Ig-like domain-containing protein; the encoded protein is MKVPRILNAAGVVLLAGTVTVAFPGLSSAVFSATTKNTATVTAAADWTPPIVAVEAPGTWVRGTVQVNATARDERSSVARVALQTQATQPAQTGWTALCTRTVAPYACAWDTTKVADGSYAVRATAEDTAGYSATAVATTQVDNTPPTVALTAPAGTVSGTVTFTGTAGDAGSGLRTVVLQRAAAGAGAWTDVCTATTAPTTSAWSCTVDTRPLADGRYDLRAVATDRAGNTTTSAVVANRTLDNAPALAGLDVQSVNGGRAAERLDGGDTLVYTFTREVNLGSILAGWNGAERNVQVRVAGGFFGGDVLEVSGVNLGSLELRGNYVLTIFGRTLPATMTAETETVGGRTRTKVVVRFQEIPSGISTPTPSSPADMTWTPSGSVTDLLGNRSSTSTVTESGPLDKEF
- a CDS encoding signal peptidase I, whose protein sequence is MRKIAQALRRPVRALNTLLLLAVMAGSAAYIAPSFFGYERYIITGGSMSGTIEKGSIVFEKQVRVGELEVGDVITYLPPTDSGVTTLVTHRITSIKSDENGVPVYRTKGDANADVDPWKFSLLADTQPVVAYDVPLLGYAFIFLADPGNRMLVIGVPAAGIALMALRDLVKALRRHDGRPTNPVHPLPVHPESEKQRRLSA
- a CDS encoding TasA family protein; the protein is MQNTTKVLVPLATLLAAGAIAVGSGATFTSTSSNTISAVTSGTLTHSNSKADKAVFNLTDLKPGDTLNGSLTLTNTGSLDAGFGLTEVSSTNGFSAENLKLVITDIAGGTPVYSGTFGGLEDGKRQALGTITAGAARTYRFQVTLAQATGNEDQGKTATATYVWDSAQLTGTTTNQ